Within the Fischerella sp. PCC 9605 genome, the region TGGTGGCTTCAATCGCTGCATTCAGAGCCAGAATTTGAGTTTGAGTGGTAAAATTGCTAATCAGGTTCACCACCTTGGAAACCTTCTGGGAAGATTCCGACAAGCGCGTCAGCCGCTTGTTAGTTTCCGCCACCGTCTCTCGGATATTGACAATGCCATTGACGGTGCGGTTCATGGTCGCATCTCCTTCCCGAACCGTCTGGTTTGCTTCTTGGATTGCCGCTTCTACCTGTTGGGCACTCGTCTCCACGGCTAAGGTAGAATTGACCATCGTCTGAATTTGCTCTAGCGCTTGACTGAGAGCCAGAAACTGCTGCTGGGCTTGGTCAGCTAAACCAACAATCGAGGCTTCACTGTTTTGGGATGTTTCGGCAACTTGCCTGGATGCTGTCTGCACTTGCATGACGATTCGCCGCAAGCTTCGCAAGATGTTGTTATAGACATCAGCAACGGTTCCCACTTCAGTTTCTGACACAGGAACGCGGATGGTGAGGTCTCCCTTTAAGCCAGGACGCACTGCTGTCAGCAACTGGATCACTTCCTCCTGAAGTTTCTCTTTAGCAGTTTTTTCCCGTGTTGCTGCTTCTGTTAATTGCTGGGATTGAGTTCGCAGTTGCTCTAGGTATTCTGCTTGTTGCAGAGCAAGACCGAGTTGCACCCCGACCTGAGCCAACAAGTTGATGTCTATCTCCTCCCAATGGCGTGGTGCATCATTCTGATAAGCGCCTAATAGTCCCCAAAGTTGCTCACCTTTGAATATCGGCGCAATCATATAGGCTTTCACCTGCCACTGCTCCAGCAACTGAATGTGGCATTCGTCATGCCCAACAGTATAGATGTTGTCTACGCTAGAACTTTGTTTGTGGCGATACCGACCGCCCTTGCTTTCTTGCAGGTAAGTATCTTCGACTTTAGCCAGGTCGCTTCCCACCAGTTTTGCCCAATTGTTGCCTACATCCTCAAGTAGAAATTCCCCACTCCAGTCAGGATGAAAGCGGTAGATGACTGTCCGGTCGGTCTGCAACTGTCTGCGTAATTCCTGAAGAGCCATTTGCAACACGCGGTCAAGGGAAAAATTCTCCTGAATCAGAGCCAATCCCAGTCTGTAGACCAGTTTGCTGTAGATTGTCCCTCGTTCGACCGATTTGGTTAACCGTTCTGACTGGACGCGAAGTTCTTCAATATACTCTGCCTGCCGCAAAGCCACCCCTAGTTGACCACCGATTTGCATCATCAGCCTGAGTTCAGCCTCTTCCCAGTGCCGTGAACCACTGTGTTGAAATGCCGACAGCAACCCCCACAGCTTCTGCCCTTGCATGATCGCAACGACCATGCAAGCTTTGACTCCAAATAATTCGAGGGCTTCTACATGGCAATCGGCCAGACCAGCATTGTAGATATCATCCACAACTAAGGGTTCGTTGTTGCGGAATCTGCCGCCCTGGTGTTCTTGCAAATAGGGATCTTCCCAAGCACTGCCAACCAGTTTTGGCCATCCCCCGGACTCCGACTCTACCAAAAAGTCACCGAAGTAATCTGGGCGGAACTTGTAGATGGTAATGCGCTCTACATCCAGTAGTTTGCGGACATCTTGGGTTGTCGCCTTGAAAATGGCATCAATGTTCGATGTATTGCGAATCTTGTCGATTACCTTAGCTGTGGCGCGTTCCAGTTCGGCAGCTTTAGTTAACTGGGTGGACTGCTCCTGCAATTGTTGCAGGTACTCTGCTTGCTGCAAAGCTACTCCCAGCTGACCGCCAATTTGAGTCATCAAGTTAACTTCAGCCTCTTCCCAGTTCCGAGAACTGGAGTTTTGATAGGCTGCCAACAGACCCCAAAGCTTTTCTCCTTGGAAAATGGGAACAATCACATAAGCCCTTGCCTGATAACGCTCCAGCATTTCAATGTAGCAGGGTGAGAACTCTCCTTGGTAAATATCATTAACAACCCTGAAGTTTGTTCCTTTGGCATAGGAACCCCCCTGAGTTTCTTGGAGATAGGTATCCGTAACAGTGGCTCTTTCTTTACCGAGGATTTTCACGCTGCATTCGCTGATATTCTCTCGCAGAATAGGATTTTCAAATTGTTCCTGCATCAGCGCAGTCCAACCACTACTCACGGATTCTGCCACAAATTCACCGCTCCAGTCAGACTCGAAGCGATAGACAACGACACGCTCAGCTTGTAGCAGTTCTCGGACTTCTTGAGTTGTCGTCTTGAAAATAGTTTTAATGTTTAATGTCTTGCGGATCTTGTCTATGACTTTGGCTGCGGCTCGCTCCCGCTCTGTGATTTTGGTTAATTTGGTGGATTGCTCTTGCAACTGTTGCAGGTACTCTGCTCGCTGCAAAGCTAGTCCGATTTGATTGCCAATTTGCATCATCAGTTTGACTTCATTCTCTTCCCAATGCCGTACTCCGCTATGTTGAAATGCCGACAGTAACCCCCACAGTTTCTCTCCTTGCATGATGGCAACGACAGCGCAGGATTTGACGCCAAAGTACTCAAGGGCTTCTACATGGCAAGGGTCTAGACCAGCATTGTAAATATCATCTGCGACAAAGGGTTCTTTGTTGCGGAACCTACCACCCTGGTGTTCGTTTAAATAGGGGTCTTCCCAACCACTGCCGACCAGTTTCGGCCAACCCCCAGACTCCGATTCTACTAAAAAGTCGCCGAAATAGTCCGGACGGAACTTGTAGATGGTGATGCGCTCTACATCTAGTAGTTTGCGGACATCTTGCGTTATTGCTTTGAAAATGGCGTCAATATCTAAGGAGATGCGAATCTTGTCAATCACCCTGGCTACTGCTCGTTCTCGCTCTGCTGCTTTAGCCAGTTGTTCAGTGTATTCTTTCTGCCGCCGTGCCACTGTAAATTGAGCGGCTATCTGTTGGATAAATTGAATTTCTGTTTCTTGCCACTGACGGGGATCGCTGCACTGGTGGATACACAGCAAGCCCCAGAGTTGCTCTCCGTTCAACAGAGGCACAACTAGATTTGCCCTTACCTGGAATTGAGACAGCATGGCAAGGTGACAATCTGTTAAACCGATATTTTGAATATCACTAGCTGCCCAGTATCGACCTTGGCGATACTGATCGTAGTACTTGCCGAAGCAACGATCCTGGATCTTGGCTTGTAGCGCGGAAGTGAAACCAGCCCGGACATCTTCTGCAATAATTTGCCCATGATTATAGTCAGAATTGGGGTCAAACTGGAACACTGCGACTCGGTCTGCGTTTAAGAAGCGTCGCACTTCTCTAACGGTTGTATTAATGATGCTCTGGGAATCGGAGGACTGGCGAATCTGCTCAACTATTTTGGCGATCGCTCGTTCCCGTTCTAAAGATTTAGCTAGTGCGAGAGTGGATTCTGCCTGTTGCAAGGATACACCTACCTGCATGCCAATCTGTTTTAGGGCGTTAACTTCAGCTTCTTGCCATTGGCGAGGTGCGTTGTTGTTGTAAGCAGCTAGTAAACCCCACAGCTTTCCTCTACAGAAAATCGGCGCGATCGCAAAAGCTTTGGCTTGAAATTGCTC harbors:
- a CDS encoding GAF domain-containing protein, with amino-acid sequence MTTDTQGILQEFEQSQPIIKSQLYQSHSNGNNEQQTAGVKGNFDPNQAFALVTAIKTDLEQAGEAVKPESLEKVHQLENWALELQRRLQANLAVATEQYFQRERQWLLTIASQMRQAANIDTIFREIIHEIQQHLRVDRTLIYRFESDNEGVVLSEAIVNGYTPSLSKSLPAIAFGAENRLNYQQKQQIALDDISVLSPYQLQLLTQFQVTASLSLPILLDKEVWGLLVVQQCSGSRQWQEAEISLLYQVVTELMLILQSTELRSQLQKQADWERSVTKVIARILQAHDETTIFRIATQEARNLLNCDRVAVYRFDSNWGGEFVAESVAGGWVPLVGPEIKTIWDDSYLQETQGGRYRNQQVSIVDDIYKVGLSPCHLEILEQFQAKAFAIAPIFCRGKLWGLLAAYNNNAPRQWQEAEVNALKQIGMQVGVSLQQAESTLALAKSLERERAIAKIVEQIRQSSDSQSIINTTVREVRRFLNADRVAVFQFDPNSDYNHGQIIAEDVRAGFTSALQAKIQDRCFGKYYDQYRQGRYWAASDIQNIGLTDCHLAMLSQFQVRANLVVPLLNGEQLWGLLCIHQCSDPRQWQETEIQFIQQIAAQFTVARRQKEYTEQLAKAAERERAVARVIDKIRISLDIDAIFKAITQDVRKLLDVERITIYKFRPDYFGDFLVESESGGWPKLVGSGWEDPYLNEHQGGRFRNKEPFVADDIYNAGLDPCHVEALEYFGVKSCAVVAIMQGEKLWGLLSAFQHSGVRHWEENEVKLMMQIGNQIGLALQRAEYLQQLQEQSTKLTKITERERAAAKVIDKIRKTLNIKTIFKTTTQEVRELLQAERVVVYRFESDWSGEFVAESVSSGWTALMQEQFENPILRENISECSVKILGKERATVTDTYLQETQGGSYAKGTNFRVVNDIYQGEFSPCYIEMLERYQARAYVIVPIFQGEKLWGLLAAYQNSSSRNWEEAEVNLMTQIGGQLGVALQQAEYLQQLQEQSTQLTKAAELERATAKVIDKIRNTSNIDAIFKATTQDVRKLLDVERITIYKFRPDYFGDFLVESESGGWPKLVGSAWEDPYLQEHQGGRFRNNEPLVVDDIYNAGLADCHVEALELFGVKACMVVAIMQGQKLWGLLSAFQHSGSRHWEEAELRLMMQIGGQLGVALRQAEYIEELRVQSERLTKSVERGTIYSKLVYRLGLALIQENFSLDRVLQMALQELRRQLQTDRTVIYRFHPDWSGEFLLEDVGNNWAKLVGSDLAKVEDTYLQESKGGRYRHKQSSSVDNIYTVGHDECHIQLLEQWQVKAYMIAPIFKGEQLWGLLGAYQNDAPRHWEEIDINLLAQVGVQLGLALQQAEYLEQLRTQSQQLTEAATREKTAKEKLQEEVIQLLTAVRPGLKGDLTIRVPVSETEVGTVADVYNNILRSLRRIVMQVQTASRQVAETSQNSEASIVGLADQAQQQFLALSQALEQIQTMVNSTLAVETSAQQVEAAIQEANQTVREGDATMNRTVNGIVNIRETVAETNKRLTRLSESSQKVSKVVNLISNFTTQTQILALNAAIEATRAGEYGRGFGVVADEVRTLARQSAEAATEIEQLVQEIQVGTAEVAVALEKGIQEVAQGTAMVHDTRHNLNAIVQATSHISQLVEGIIQATQSQTQQFQLVTQTMTEVAKIANKTSEDSMEMSTSFKELLAMAQSLQSSADQFKVD